A window of the Dyadobacter pollutisoli genome harbors these coding sequences:
- the porG gene encoding type IX secretion system protein PorG: MSRRYLLPVLVAGICFFVTSGTTLFAQKIEIGAGLGGFNYKGDISPSVKARFFEPAGSLFFRYNPSQALSLRAEVAGGIIGADDKHSKDPFQQQRNRSFTTRIIEGSAVAEYNFLNFQERRFAVNWSPYVFGGIGYSKFNPNVQTSAYKTSSFTLPYGVGIKYQIRRPWNIGIEYGARKTFTDYLDNLGGEPTSTDKLQQGDPSLKDNYYYLRLSVSYTFYKIVCP, from the coding sequence TTGAGTCGTAGATACTTGCTGCCGGTTTTGGTGGCAGGTATCTGTTTTTTTGTAACATCTGGTACCACGCTTTTTGCTCAAAAAATTGAGATTGGAGCTGGATTGGGTGGATTTAACTACAAGGGAGACATATCGCCTTCAGTAAAAGCTCGATTTTTCGAGCCGGCTGGAAGTCTGTTTTTCAGATATAATCCGAGCCAGGCCTTGTCGCTTCGCGCGGAGGTTGCCGGAGGGATAATCGGAGCGGATGACAAGCATAGTAAAGATCCGTTTCAACAACAAAGAAATAGGTCTTTCACCACACGGATCATCGAAGGAAGTGCGGTTGCAGAATATAATTTCCTTAATTTTCAGGAGCGAAGATTTGCGGTAAATTGGAGCCCGTATGTGTTTGGCGGTATCGGTTATTCCAAATTCAATCCGAATGTTCAGACTAGCGCTTATAAAACCAGCTCATTTACATTGCCTTATGGCGTTGGAATCAAGTATCAGATCCGTCGTCCGTGGAATATCGGGATAGAGTATGGGGCAAGAAAAACGTTTACTGATTACCTTGATAATCTGGGAGGGGAGCCAACATCTACCGATAAACTTCAACAAGGCGATCCGTCGCTGAAAGATAATTATTACTATTTGCGGCTCTCGGTAAGCTATACTTTTTACAAAATTGTCTGTCCGTAA
- a CDS encoding YjjG family noncanonical pyrimidine nucleotidase encodes MKYKHLFFDLDHTLWDFERNSSESLTEVFHQMALSEYGVSSLDAFVQSFLKINTALWDAFDSGKLHHTYIRENRFKMVFEELGAECPPNHTEIGELYLNSLPTKKHLLEGALNLLDYTSSAGYGMHIITNGFNEIQARKIASSQIGHFFENIITFETANAKKPDRRIFEFALETAKTTPEESLMIGDNWIADVMGAKQVGMDTVYYNPAGLKFDESPTYDIRRLEELMIIL; translated from the coding sequence ATGAAATATAAACATCTTTTCTTTGATCTGGACCATACACTATGGGATTTCGAAAGAAATTCTTCCGAATCGTTGACCGAAGTTTTTCATCAAATGGCCCTGAGTGAATATGGAGTGTCATCACTCGACGCATTTGTGCAGTCTTTTCTCAAAATCAACACGGCTTTGTGGGACGCATTCGATAGTGGGAAATTGCACCATACCTATATACGTGAAAATCGATTCAAAATGGTTTTCGAGGAATTGGGAGCAGAATGTCCGCCTAATCACACGGAAATCGGAGAACTTTACCTGAATTCGCTGCCTACTAAAAAACATTTACTGGAAGGTGCACTGAATCTGCTCGACTACACTTCTTCAGCCGGGTATGGAATGCACATTATAACCAATGGGTTCAATGAAATCCAGGCCAGAAAAATCGCCAGCTCCCAGATCGGCCACTTCTTTGAGAATATTATCACATTTGAAACTGCTAACGCCAAAAAACCTGACCGCCGGATTTTTGAATTCGCACTGGAAACTGCAAAAACCACTCCCGAGGAAAGTTTGATGATCGGCGACAACTGGATTGCCGATGTAATGGGCGCAAAACAGGTCGGTATGGACACAGTTTATTACAACCCTGCCGGATTAAAGTTCGACGAATCCCCTACTTACGACATCCGGCGGCTGGAAGAGTTGATGATTATTTTATAG
- a CDS encoding complex I subunit 1/NuoH family protein: protein MPFTLIIFLLLVPGFVVVGVYLERKVSAFIQDRLGPMEVGKWGLLQLFADLLKLLQKEDIVPKAADRKLFLIAPFIIFISVFAGFAVVPLAPDLAGSGAAVGVFFLLTIVSVDVIGLLMAGWGSNNKFALFGAMRAVAQIISYEIPLGLSILCVVMLTQTLDLQVISFQQGIYSPDTVYLFGIKKLGIDVTNVGGFLSWNIVRNPFLLLAYVVFFIAALAECNRAPFDLPEGESELVAGFHTEYSGMRWALFMLSEYGMMLLVCLLGAILFLGSWNTPLPNIGPVRLADWTSGEPGTWFGYLTGAFWLLSKAMFGILVQMWARWTLPRLRVDQLMYLGWKVLTPVGLVLFFISGVWRLIGI, encoded by the coding sequence ATGCCGTTTACTCTGATCATCTTTTTACTTCTTGTTCCCGGTTTTGTGGTGGTCGGCGTATACCTGGAACGTAAGGTTTCAGCATTTATTCAGGATCGTTTGGGGCCAATGGAAGTGGGGAAATGGGGTTTGTTACAGCTTTTTGCCGATCTGCTCAAATTACTTCAAAAGGAAGATATCGTTCCCAAAGCAGCGGACCGCAAACTTTTCCTGATCGCGCCATTCATTATTTTCATATCAGTTTTTGCAGGGTTTGCAGTTGTTCCGCTAGCACCGGATTTGGCGGGTTCAGGGGCCGCTGTGGGTGTTTTTTTTCTGCTGACCATTGTTTCTGTGGACGTAATTGGGCTGTTAATGGCGGGCTGGGGTTCCAATAATAAGTTCGCATTATTCGGTGCCATGCGGGCTGTTGCGCAGATCATTTCTTACGAAATTCCATTGGGGTTATCCATACTTTGTGTCGTAATGTTAACGCAAACACTTGATTTGCAGGTGATCAGCTTTCAGCAGGGAATTTATTCTCCCGATACCGTTTATCTTTTTGGAATAAAAAAACTGGGCATTGACGTAACCAATGTTGGCGGATTTTTGTCCTGGAATATTGTACGAAACCCCTTTCTTTTACTAGCCTATGTCGTGTTTTTCATAGCCGCTCTGGCAGAATGTAACCGCGCTCCTTTTGACTTGCCTGAGGGTGAATCGGAGCTAGTTGCCGGGTTTCATACAGAGTACTCCGGTATGCGTTGGGCGCTTTTTATGCTCTCCGAATATGGAATGATGCTGCTGGTATGTTTGCTGGGGGCTATCCTTTTTCTCGGAAGCTGGAACACGCCTTTACCTAATATTGGGCCGGTAAGGCTAGCTGATTGGACTAGTGGGGAACCCGGAACCTGGTTTGGTTATCTTACGGGTGCTTTCTGGTTATTAAGTAAGGCTATGTTCGGGATACTGGTGCAGATGTGGGCGCGCTGGACATTACCACGTTTGCGTGTGGATCAGCTGATGTACCTGGGCTGGAAGGTTTTGACACCAGTAGGGCTGGTACTTTTCTTTATTTCAGGCGTTTGGCGACTGATCGGAATCTGA
- a CDS encoding ABC transporter ATP-binding protein, whose amino-acid sequence MISSKNLRFAYSSQKKFSFPDITCKDKETLLILGQSGKGKTTLLHLLALLITPDSGEIVIANNPAIGLSPIQTTEMRAKNIGIIYQRPHFVSSLSVLDNILLSNYLANQKQDHTKAKQLAEQLGFAEHLAKKTAQLSQGEQQRVSIARSLMNNPNVILADEPTSNLDDNNCQKVIELLKKQSASIGASLVVVTHDRRLKDEFSNQVFL is encoded by the coding sequence ATGATTTCGAGTAAGAATCTTCGCTTCGCGTACTCTTCCCAAAAAAAATTCAGTTTCCCTGATATTACTTGCAAGGATAAGGAAACATTACTTATTCTGGGCCAGTCGGGGAAAGGAAAAACGACCCTGCTACATTTGCTCGCCTTGCTTATTACCCCTGATTCCGGTGAGATTGTCATAGCCAATAATCCTGCTATTGGCCTTTCCCCCATACAGACTACCGAAATGAGGGCAAAAAATATCGGTATCATTTACCAGCGGCCACACTTCGTAAGTTCATTGTCGGTGCTGGACAACATTTTGCTATCCAACTATCTTGCTAATCAAAAGCAGGACCATACCAAAGCAAAACAACTGGCCGAGCAGCTTGGTTTTGCGGAGCATTTAGCTAAAAAAACAGCACAGCTGAGCCAGGGAGAACAGCAAAGAGTAAGCATTGCCAGATCATTAATGAACAACCCGAATGTGATCCTGGCTGACGAACCGACTTCCAATCTTGACGATAATAACTGTCAGAAAGTGATTGAGCTTTTAAAAAAACAATCGGCATCGATAGGGGCCAGCCTGGTGGTGGTTACACATGACCGGCGGCTGAAAGACGAGTTCTCTAATCAGGTTTTTTTGTAA
- a CDS encoding DUF6089 family protein produces the protein MRRNFELKRVSGALTLILSFGLLLTGGDSQAQSRGIFVPYSTAGFGIGTSSYFGDLAPYRRPLASMFKMMRWSIGGNYTRHFTPRLGARASFTYARIAGDDYIMNRDSKHESNVFYARNLHFRNDLKEFSLQGIFKLIPDNRSYDRRPQFGAYVFAGVALTAHNPKALDSLKGDWVKLQPLGTEGQGNEGYAKPYSLVQFAIPLGIGVRYKINNKFDISAEIGFRKTFTDYLDDVHGNYADPALFADNPTALALANRTTNQYAVRKGADRTDALKKFLQVNYFLDTNDPLAALPTTGFGAPGTARGNSPGYTDNYWFGMIHINYMLPSQIKCPPLR, from the coding sequence ATGCGTAGAAATTTTGAATTGAAAAGAGTATCCGGAGCGCTGACGTTGATCTTAAGTTTTGGGCTTTTATTAACAGGCGGAGACAGCCAGGCACAGAGCCGGGGCATCTTTGTTCCCTATTCTACGGCAGGTTTTGGAATTGGAACGTCCAGTTATTTCGGAGATCTGGCACCTTACAGACGTCCGCTTGCATCTATGTTTAAGATGATGAGATGGAGTATCGGAGGTAACTACACACGCCACTTTACACCGCGCCTGGGGGCAAGAGCCAGCTTTACTTATGCAAGGATCGCGGGGGATGACTACATTATGAACAGAGATTCGAAGCATGAAAGCAATGTTTTTTATGCACGAAACCTGCATTTTCGTAATGATCTGAAAGAGTTTTCATTACAAGGTATTTTTAAACTGATTCCTGACAATCGCAGCTACGATAGACGACCACAATTTGGAGCTTATGTTTTTGCCGGTGTGGCTTTAACGGCTCACAATCCGAAAGCATTGGACTCATTAAAGGGTGACTGGGTTAAATTACAGCCATTAGGCACAGAGGGCCAGGGAAATGAAGGTTATGCAAAACCATACTCTCTCGTTCAATTTGCGATACCTCTTGGTATTGGTGTGAGATATAAAATCAATAACAAATTTGACATTTCAGCCGAAATCGGATTCAGAAAAACATTTACTGATTACCTGGACGACGTGCATGGAAACTATGCCGATCCTGCACTTTTTGCTGACAATCCGACGGCATTGGCGCTTGCAAACAGAACGACAAACCAGTATGCGGTTCGTAAAGGAGCTGACAGAACAGACGCATTGAAAAAATTCCTTCAGGTGAATTATTTTCTTGACACCAATGACCCGCTGGCGGCATTGCCAACCACTGGTTTTGGGGCTCCCGGTACTGCTAGGGGAAACAGTCCAGGCTACACGGATAATTACTGGTTTGGTATGATCCATATCAACTATATGCTTCCTTCGCAGATCAAATGTCCTCCACTAAGATAA
- the nth gene encoding endonuclease III — translation MQRQQRFNLFLDYFTKNFPEPETELHYSSPYELLVAVILSAQCTDKRVNIVTPPLFERFPDPESLAASNAEEVFTYIRSISYPNNKSKHLVGMARMLTEQFNSEIPTSVEDLQKLPGVGRKTANVIASVIFNQPAMAVDTHVFRVSRRLGLVPLTAKTPLAVEKALLRYIPKLLVHKAHHWLILHGRYVCTARNPQCFQCPLSPFCKYFATNVKIDVFHS, via the coding sequence ATGCAAAGACAACAACGTTTTAACTTATTTCTGGATTATTTTACCAAGAACTTTCCCGAGCCCGAAACTGAACTACATTATTCCAGTCCATATGAACTACTAGTTGCAGTCATACTTTCGGCGCAATGCACGGATAAGCGAGTAAATATCGTCACGCCCCCATTGTTCGAGCGCTTCCCCGACCCGGAATCATTGGCAGCATCTAATGCGGAGGAGGTTTTTACTTACATTAGATCGATTTCGTATCCCAATAATAAAAGTAAGCACCTGGTTGGAATGGCCCGGATGCTGACCGAGCAGTTCAATTCGGAAATTCCGACATCTGTCGAAGATTTGCAGAAGCTGCCGGGTGTAGGCCGCAAGACGGCGAATGTGATTGCGTCCGTTATTTTTAACCAACCCGCCATGGCGGTTGATACACATGTCTTTCGGGTGTCCAGGCGGCTGGGATTGGTTCCATTGACGGCCAAAACGCCATTGGCAGTGGAAAAAGCATTGTTGCGATATATTCCCAAACTACTGGTTCACAAGGCTCACCATTGGCTTATATTGCATGGGCGTTACGTTTGCACCGCCAGGAACCCGCAATGCTTTCAATGCCCGCTGTCGCCATTCTGTAAATATTTTGCGACAAATGTTAAAATAGACGTTTTTCATTCGTGA
- a CDS encoding gliding motility protein GldB-related protein — MHYSRIFVLIFVITAISWSCKTDKKQEADISSMQLNIIAENLDQELFACKSVTEVQNFLNKHSYLSKVYFANAPVEPSQLAGHLFNILQNNVFQTFKNQLNTLIGDRQANIINPLTNAFKQIKHHYPAFNAPKVQFMITGFTGDDLYISDSLIIIGLDYFGGPEAQFRPNVFDYQLRRYQREYIVPSIVFFESNRFNRMGASDQTLLADMIGYGKGYEFVKTVMPSTPDSLIFGYSEDNLKRTNKSQQAIWSYFIAGKLLYEKSDLKKKKYIEERPFTTEIGEKVPGAIARWVGWRIVDRYMKENPDVSLPQLMEIDNAARILQESGYKGEPDEEE; from the coding sequence ATGCATTATTCAAGAATATTCGTACTGATTTTCGTTATTACGGCCATCTCCTGGTCTTGCAAAACTGATAAAAAGCAAGAAGCAGACATCAGCTCAATGCAGTTGAATATTATAGCCGAGAATCTGGACCAAGAGCTTTTTGCCTGTAAATCGGTAACAGAAGTACAAAATTTTCTGAATAAACATTCTTACCTGTCCAAGGTTTACTTTGCGAATGCGCCGGTTGAACCCAGTCAACTGGCCGGACACCTATTTAATATTTTGCAAAACAATGTATTCCAAACATTCAAAAATCAGCTGAATACATTGATAGGCGATCGGCAGGCCAATATTATCAATCCGCTGACAAATGCTTTTAAGCAGATCAAGCATCATTATCCTGCATTCAATGCGCCGAAAGTGCAGTTTATGATCACTGGCTTCACAGGTGACGACCTCTACATTTCAGATTCACTGATCATTATCGGACTGGATTATTTTGGAGGGCCCGAGGCACAGTTTCGGCCCAATGTGTTTGATTATCAGTTGCGTCGCTATCAAAGAGAGTACATTGTGCCCTCGATTGTATTTTTTGAGTCGAACCGGTTTAACAGAATGGGTGCAAGTGATCAGACTTTACTCGCAGACATGATCGGTTACGGAAAAGGATATGAATTTGTGAAAACTGTCATGCCTTCGACTCCCGACAGTTTGATTTTCGGTTATTCGGAAGATAACCTGAAACGAACCAATAAAAGCCAGCAGGCGATCTGGTCCTATTTTATCGCGGGTAAATTGCTTTATGAAAAAAGCGATCTCAAGAAGAAAAAATACATTGAAGAAAGACCATTTACCACTGAGATAGGCGAGAAGGTACCTGGCGCCATTGCGCGTTGGGTAGGCTGGCGAATTGTAGACCGGTATATGAAGGAAAATCCGGATGTGTCTTTGCCACAACTGATGGAGATTGACAATGCTGCCAGGATTTTGCAAGAATCGGGATATAAAGGGGAGCCAGACGAAGAGGAGTGA
- a CDS encoding trypsin-like peptidase domain-containing protein → MFVEAIEKVDQYTRPVHFILRYYTGSDIVPGTATLFFVNEDGFAITCRHVARQILYANSIYENYLKFKGELRVFEKDPAFETQKSFLEAKYKINADNPIRILFNFIQCVSAYKGLTIHLHPTQDLAIIQFRDFETKQYQGYARFLKDTRLVKQGRYLCRLGYPFPEFSNYQYNKNTGDIEWTKSGRVNTPSFPIDGIITRHIGEGNEVVGIEMSTPGLRGQSGGPLFDKNGVIYGMQSATRHLHLGFDQINREVITEGHRKRVSNYPFLNVGQCVHVDVIKQFLREKKIAFHESE, encoded by the coding sequence ATGTTCGTTGAAGCTATTGAAAAAGTAGATCAGTACACGCGTCCCGTTCATTTCATATTGCGATACTACACCGGCAGCGACATTGTACCCGGTACAGCCACATTATTTTTTGTAAACGAAGATGGTTTTGCAATCACCTGCCGACATGTTGCCAGGCAAATTTTGTATGCCAATTCCATTTACGAAAACTATCTGAAATTTAAGGGAGAACTGAGAGTTTTCGAAAAGGATCCTGCTTTTGAGACGCAAAAATCATTTCTGGAAGCCAAATACAAAATCAATGCGGATAATCCGATACGCATACTTTTCAATTTTATTCAATGTGTTTCTGCCTACAAAGGCCTCACCATTCATCTGCACCCGACTCAGGATCTTGCCATTATACAATTCCGGGATTTCGAAACAAAGCAATATCAAGGCTATGCAAGGTTTCTGAAAGACACCCGGCTTGTCAAGCAAGGAAGGTATTTGTGCAGACTAGGTTACCCATTTCCTGAATTCTCTAATTATCAATATAACAAGAACACCGGTGATATTGAATGGACAAAAAGCGGACGAGTGAATACACCCAGCTTCCCAATTGATGGCATTATTACACGCCATATTGGCGAGGGCAATGAGGTGGTCGGAATAGAGATGAGCACGCCGGGGTTGAGAGGCCAAAGCGGTGGGCCATTGTTTGATAAAAACGGAGTTATATATGGTATGCAAAGCGCGACGAGGCATTTGCATTTAGGTTTTGATCAAATTAACCGGGAAGTGATTACAGAAGGCCACCGGAAGAGGGTTTCCAACTATCCATTCCTCAATGTCGGGCAATGCGTGCATGTGGATGTGATCAAACAATTTCTACGTGAAAAGAAGATTGCTTTTCATGAGAGCGAATAA
- a CDS encoding RNA polymerase sigma factor, which yields MEKVQVSDSELVTLYIRGNEKAFEKLVQRHKSRIYTTIYLIVKDQYVAEDLLQDTFIKAVDTIKGGRYNDEGKFLPWIIRIAHNLAIDYFRRDKRYPNVVFEDGSSVFNTLDFSEDSVESIQIRQETHEQLREMIQRLPDVQKQVLIMRHYEDMSFQEIADATGVSINTALGRMRYALINLRKQFNQRAPQYDKNFYLR from the coding sequence ATGGAGAAAGTCCAAGTTAGCGACAGTGAGTTGGTAACATTGTATATCCGCGGTAATGAAAAGGCATTCGAAAAGCTTGTTCAGCGCCATAAATCAAGAATATACACCACTATTTATCTGATTGTCAAGGACCAGTATGTAGCCGAAGATTTATTACAGGATACATTCATAAAGGCAGTTGACACGATAAAGGGGGGTAGATATAATGATGAAGGCAAGTTCCTGCCATGGATTATACGTATTGCACATAACTTAGCCATTGATTATTTCAGACGCGATAAACGCTACCCCAATGTAGTGTTCGAAGATGGAAGCAGTGTTTTTAATACGCTGGATTTTTCGGAAGATTCCGTTGAGTCGATCCAGATTCGTCAGGAAACACATGAGCAACTGCGGGAGATGATCCAGCGGTTACCGGATGTGCAAAAGCAGGTACTGATCATGCGCCATTACGAGGACATGAGCTTTCAGGAAATTGCTGATGCTACCGGCGTGAGTATTAATACGGCATTGGGGAGAATGCGTTACGCGTTGATAAACCTGCGTAAGCAATTTAACCAACGTGCCCCACAGTATGACAAAAACTTTTACTTACGATGA
- a CDS encoding DUF2911 domain-containing protein: MKRIFLIVSVLIVIAIAGFFGFRKYTKSFSPEAVAESTANGVSVKVIYSRPNKKGRLIFGREQDNALLPYGKVWRTGANEATLVELSKDVYLAGKAVKAGTYSLYSVPGQSSWKIILNSEVGQWGTEYNDGKDVLNVEVPIRIRPSVQELFLIYFEEIPNGTNMVLSWDQTEALVPFTSK; encoded by the coding sequence ATGAAAAGAATTTTCCTCATTGTTTCAGTTCTAATAGTCATTGCGATTGCCGGATTTTTTGGGTTTAGGAAATATACCAAATCATTCAGCCCCGAAGCTGTTGCAGAAAGTACCGCAAATGGTGTCAGTGTCAAGGTTATCTACAGCAGACCGAACAAAAAGGGCAGGCTGATTTTTGGGCGGGAGCAGGATAATGCATTATTGCCTTATGGAAAAGTATGGCGTACTGGTGCTAACGAGGCAACGCTCGTGGAGCTTTCCAAGGATGTGTATCTCGCGGGAAAGGCGGTTAAAGCAGGAACCTATTCATTATATTCTGTTCCGGGACAAAGCAGTTGGAAGATCATCCTCAACTCGGAAGTAGGGCAATGGGGTACAGAATATAATGATGGGAAGGATGTTTTAAATGTTGAAGTTCCCATCCGCATCAGGCCTTCCGTACAGGAATTGTTCCTGATCTATTTTGAAGAAATTCCCAACGGTACCAATATGGTGCTGAGCTGGGACCAGACTGAAGCGCTGGTGCCTTTTACCAGTAAATAG
- a CDS encoding ABC transporter permease, with product MNLFKISLANLKEKKLNSFLSALLLTLGIGMISLLLLLNKQLDEQFRRNIRGIDMVVGAKGSPLQLILSSIYQIDAPTGNVPLAEVNALRKNPFVKTVIPLSMGDSYQGFRIVGTTPKYIEHFQAKLAQGQVYNASMEVVIGSKVARNTQLKIGDTFSSAHGLDSKGEVHGDKKYKVTGIFEASGTVVDQLILTRLSSVWDVHEHAEEGHEAHDENIEHTGPTGTDPEPDEEGKEVTSALIQFRNPMGLITIPRQINTNTSMQAALPSIEINRLFSLLGVGIETLRTLALIIISIAGVSVFISLYNSLKERKYEMALMLSMGATRSRLFLMLLIEGLMLAVIGFFAGVILSRVGLWLFSRAAEEDFHYSLKQFTVLPEEIYLFFGALAIGLIAAALPSLGIYKLNISRTLAEE from the coding sequence ATGAATCTTTTTAAAATAAGCCTCGCCAATCTGAAAGAGAAAAAACTCAACAGTTTTCTGAGCGCACTTCTCCTTACGCTGGGAATCGGTATGATCTCGCTGCTGCTTTTGCTTAACAAACAGCTGGACGAACAATTCAGGAGAAATATCAGGGGCATTGATATGGTAGTAGGTGCCAAAGGAAGTCCGCTGCAACTGATCCTGTCCAGCATTTACCAGATCGACGCGCCGACGGGCAATGTACCACTGGCGGAGGTGAACGCATTGCGCAAAAATCCTTTCGTCAAAACAGTCATTCCGCTTTCCATGGGCGACAGCTATCAGGGATTCAGGATTGTGGGTACTACTCCCAAGTACATTGAGCATTTCCAGGCGAAACTTGCTCAGGGACAGGTTTATAATGCTTCCATGGAAGTTGTAATCGGCAGTAAGGTCGCTCGCAACACACAGCTGAAAATCGGCGATACATTTTCCAGCGCCCACGGCCTCGACTCGAAAGGCGAAGTTCATGGGGACAAGAAATACAAGGTTACCGGTATTTTTGAAGCCAGCGGAACCGTTGTAGACCAGCTCATTCTCACGCGGCTTTCGAGTGTGTGGGATGTACATGAGCATGCGGAGGAAGGTCACGAAGCGCATGACGAAAACATTGAACATACTGGCCCGACAGGAACCGATCCTGAGCCGGACGAGGAAGGAAAGGAGGTCACCAGCGCACTTATTCAGTTCAGAAATCCAATGGGCCTGATCACCATTCCGAGGCAAATCAACACCAATACTTCCATGCAGGCCGCCCTGCCCAGCATTGAAATCAACCGGCTATTTTCACTACTCGGCGTAGGGATCGAAACGCTTCGTACCCTGGCATTGATCATTATTAGTATCGCCGGCGTGAGCGTTTTCATTTCGTTATATAATTCATTAAAAGAAAGAAAATACGAAATGGCATTGATGCTTTCGATGGGCGCGACCCGTTCCAGACTGTTTCTAATGCTACTGATCGAAGGGCTGATGCTGGCTGTGATCGGCTTCTTCGCCGGAGTGATTTTGAGCCGGGTTGGTCTGTGGCTTTTTTCGAGAGCTGCGGAAGAGGATTTTCATTATTCGCTCAAACAATTCACTGTTTTGCCAGAAGAAATCTATCTGTTTTTTGGCGCATTGGCGATCGGACTCATTGCGGCCGCTCTTCCTTCGCTGGGCATTTACAAACTGAATATATCCCGGACATTGGCAGAGGAATGA
- a CDS encoding DUF3299 domain-containing protein, with product MKSAKALVLLFCVTSLFAFTPKNVPVKLTWETLRDVTFKKKWYAEESIYMLHPTFGPSVQKLKNQQVSITGYILPVDLDANLYVLSAFPFSACFFCGGAGPETVMTLNFKKKDGKKFKTDERLTFTGTLKLNADDIYQMNYILDAAEVTD from the coding sequence ATGAAATCTGCAAAAGCACTCGTACTATTATTTTGTGTCACTTCCCTATTCGCATTTACGCCAAAAAATGTCCCTGTTAAACTTACCTGGGAAACTTTGCGGGATGTTACCTTTAAAAAGAAGTGGTATGCAGAGGAATCCATTTACATGCTCCACCCCACCTTCGGGCCTAGCGTTCAAAAGCTGAAAAACCAGCAGGTGTCCATTACAGGCTACATTCTCCCGGTCGACCTGGATGCTAATTTATATGTACTGTCTGCATTTCCTTTCAGCGCCTGCTTTTTCTGCGGTGGCGCGGGACCAGAGACGGTTATGACATTAAATTTCAAGAAAAAGGATGGAAAGAAGTTCAAAACCGATGAGCGTCTGACTTTTACAGGGACATTGAAGCTCAATGCGGATGATATCTATCAAATGAATTACATCCTGGATGCGGCAGAAGTCACAGACTAG
- a CDS encoding phytanoyl-CoA dioxygenase family protein, translating to MTDLQTDLISKELSEPYQLPEAAIEHFNIYGYVKLKDVLSESILSHYDSLITDLVFKLNKLTKPMEERTTYERAFLQVMNLWRESEEVKEFVFSKRLAKIATDLLQVKGVRLYHDQALYKESLGGITPWHADQFYWPLSSPKTVTVWIPLQKTLMEMGPLAFAEKSHHVEIGRDLEISDESEALMNEQLKQFQLNETPFDLGEVSFHAGWLFHRAGANVSGRPRKVMTMIYMDEAQKIVQPRNEYQQADWETWLLSRPIGSAADSELNPLLFSY from the coding sequence ATGACCGATTTGCAAACTGACCTGATTAGCAAAGAATTATCAGAGCCTTACCAACTTCCCGAGGCTGCGATTGAACACTTCAATATTTATGGCTACGTGAAGCTTAAAGACGTTTTGAGCGAATCCATTCTCTCTCATTATGATTCACTGATTACTGACCTGGTTTTTAAGCTCAATAAACTGACCAAACCGATGGAGGAGCGGACGACCTACGAACGGGCCTTTCTTCAGGTAATGAACCTTTGGCGTGAAAGCGAGGAGGTGAAAGAATTTGTTTTCTCGAAAAGACTTGCCAAAATAGCGACGGACTTGTTACAAGTTAAAGGAGTGAGGTTATATCATGATCAGGCATTATACAAAGAGTCGTTGGGTGGCATAACGCCTTGGCACGCAGACCAATTTTACTGGCCGTTATCGTCACCCAAAACCGTCACTGTCTGGATTCCGCTACAAAAAACCTTGATGGAAATGGGGCCTTTGGCATTTGCGGAAAAGAGCCATCACGTTGAAATAGGGCGTGATTTGGAGATCAGTGATGAAAGTGAAGCATTGATGAATGAGCAGCTGAAGCAATTCCAACTGAATGAAACTCCATTCGATCTCGGTGAAGTGAGTTTTCATGCGGGCTGGTTATTTCACCGTGCCGGAGCGAACGTATCCGGGCGTCCGCGCAAGGTAATGACAATGATATATATGGACGAGGCCCAGAAAATTGTGCAGCCTCGGAACGAATATCAGCAGGCGGACTGGGAGACCTGGCTACTATCCAGACCCATCGGCAGTGCGGCTGACAGCGAGCTCAATCCGCTGCTTTTCAGTTATTAA